A section of the Phaseolus vulgaris cultivar G19833 chromosome 8, P. vulgaris v2.0, whole genome shotgun sequence genome encodes:
- the LOC137826127 gene encoding protein OCTOPUS-like produces the protein MNPTTTQPPPPSLPPPSLPPPPQLQPHRPSTSCDRHPQENFTGFCPSCLCERLAVLDPNSSSSSAAARKPPSSSAAAAALKTIFRSSVAARRPPLSSLPELRRTKSFSASKNEALSGFFEPQRKSCDVRGRSTLFTLFNQEAEVETRNLPSSSVVQKPVLESEEEDDDEEDNIVVHDVTDIKVSESPQPQQANAENRVSEIIEEESETVPEPVEADVADEDALKAMKDHMDLDSQTKKTSGRDLKGSFWSAASVFSKKLQKWRQKQKMKKRERNGVVVGSGTLLPVEKPIARQFRETQSEIADYGFGRRSCDTDPRFSLDAARMSFDFEEPRASWDGYLMARTAPTFAVPPRMPTMIEDVPAPVQVLRTDSLIPVEEPEYEETLTLNLNQNLNLSVNHNANVNANPDFPGGSTQTREYYTDSSSRRRKSLDRSSSIRRTAAAVVAEMDELKSVSNASATTNAKVTPAASADYVHNPLRDSNLNSNSLRDDGCEKGASKKSSSRWSKAWSIWGLIHRRGSKEEDGGGNGNANGNGVERSFSESWQEYRGGERNGDVRGGGFNPKMMRSNSSVSWRNGQGLGGGGFGSVSMRKSDVQGNALGLGLGGGGGGGRKGRDEFVGLERNRSARYSPNNIDNNGLLRLYLGGRRNGSGKGRSNQAHSIARSVLRLY, from the coding sequence ATGAATCCTACTACCACTCAACCCCCACCGCCGTCTTTGCCACCTCCGTCGCTACCGCCGCCGCCGCAGCTCCAGCCCCACCGCCCCTCCACCTCCTGCGACCGCCACCCTCAGGAGAACTTCACCGGCTTCTGCCCTTCATGCCTCTGCGAGCGTCTCGCCGTGCTCGATCCCAACTCCTCATCTTCTTCCGCCGCCGCGCGCAAGCCGCCGAGCTCCTCCGCCGCCGCTGCCGCCCTTAAGACCATCTTCCGCTCCTCCGTCGCCGCGCGCCGCCCTCCGCTCTCCTCTCTCCCGGAGCTCCGCCGCACGAAGTCATTCTCCGCCTCCAAAAACGAAGCCCTTTCTGGTTTCTTCGAACCGCAGAGAAAATCCTGCGACGTGAGAGGTCGCAGCACCCTCTTCACCCTGTTCAACCAGGAAGCCGAAGTCGAAACGCGCAACCTCCCCTCGTCCTCCGTAGTTCAGAAACCCGTCCTCGAGTCcgaagaggaagacgacgacGAAGAAGATAACATTGTCGTTCACGACGTAACCGACATTAAAGTTTCCGAATCCCCTCAACCCCAACAAGCTAACGCAGAAAATAGAGTTTCAGAAATCATAGAAGAGGAATCAGAAACAGTACCCGAACCCGTAGAAGCTGACGTGGCAGACGAAGACGCTCTGAAGGCGATGAAGGACCACATGGATCTGGACTCGCAAACGAAGAAAACCTCTGGTCGCGACCTGAAAGGAAGCTTCTGGTCCGCGGCTTCGGTCTTCAGCAAGAAGCTTCAGAAGTGGAGGCAGAAGCAGAAGATGAAGAAGCGTGAGCGAAACGGCGTCGTTGTAGGCTCCGGCACTCTGCTCCCCGTCGAGAAGCCCATCGCCCGCCAATTCCGCGAAacgcagtcggagatcgccgaCTACGGCTTTGGCCGCCGGTCCTGCGACACCGATCCACGGTTCTCGCTCGACGCGGCGCGAATGTCGTTCGATTTCGAGGAGCCGCGCGCGTCCTGGGACGGTTATTTAATGGCGAGGACTGCGCCGACTTTCGCGGTTCCTCCGAGGATGCCTACGATGATCGAAGACGTGCCGGCGCCGGTTCAGGTTCTCAGGACCGATTCCCTCATTCCCGTGGAGGAGCCTGAATATGAGGAGACTCTCACTCTTAATCTTAATCAAAATCTTAATCTTAGTGTTAATCATAATGCTAATGTTAATGCTAATCCTGATTTCCCTGGTGGTTCTACTCAGACGAGGGAGTATTATACGGACTCTTCCTCGCGGAGGAGGAAGAGTCTTGATAGGTCTAGTTCCATTAGAAGGACTGCTGCTGCTGTTGTTGCTGAAATGGATGAGTTGAAGAGTGTTTCGAATGCCAGTGCTACTACCAATGCTAAGGTTACTCCCGCTGCTTCTGCTGATTATGTTCACAATCCCTTGAGGGACTCCAATTTGAATTCGAATTCTTTGAGGGATGATGGTTGTGAGAAAGGGGCTTCTAAGAAGTCATCGAGCCGGTGGAGCAAGGCGTGGAGTATATGGGGATTGATTCACCGGAGAGGGAGTAAGGAGGAGGATGGTGGAGGGAATGGGAACGCCAATGGGAATGGCGTGGAGAGGTCGTTCTCTGAGTCATGGCAGGAGTATAGAGGTGGGGAGAGAAATGGGGATGTTAGAGGTGGTGGTTTTAATCCGAAGATGATGAGGAGTAATAGCAGTGTGAGTTGGAGGAATGGGCAGGGTTTAGGTGGTGGAGGGTTTGGGAGTGTGAGTATGAGGAAGAGTGATGTGCAGGGGAATgcgcttgggcttgggcttggtggtggtggtggtggtggaagGAAAGGGAGGGATGAGTTTGTTGGGTTGGAGAGGAACCGGAGTGCAAGATACTCTCCAAACAACATCGATAACAATGGTCTCTTGAGGCTCTACTTGGGCGGCCGGAGAAATGGGTCCGGGAAAGGAAGGTCGAACCAGGCACATTCTATTGCCAGGAGCGTTCTCCGGCTGTATTGA